A region of Bifidobacterium adolescentis ATCC 15703 DNA encodes the following proteins:
- a CDS encoding autorepressor SdpR family transcription factor, which yields MMAGEGFKALADPTRRRILELLRAGDMTAGELAEHFDISKPSLSHHLATLRNAGLVTDERHGQNIVYSLNTTVMQDLVGWFMGFADDPEDRQ from the coding sequence ATGATGGCAGGAGAAGGATTCAAGGCGCTCGCCGACCCCACGCGGCGTCGTATCCTCGAGCTGCTGCGTGCGGGGGATATGACCGCGGGGGAGCTCGCGGAGCATTTCGACATCAGCAAGCCATCGCTCAGTCACCATCTGGCGACTCTTAGGAACGCTGGTCTCGTAACGGACGAACGACATGGGCAGAACATCGTGTACAGCCTCAATACCACAGTTATGCAGGACTTGGTCGGATGGTTCATGGGCTTCGCGGACGATCCGGAAGACAGGCAATGA
- the nadD gene encoding nicotinate-nucleotide adenylyltransferase has product MRPESAEADPELTVSYVVEPERRMSELSVDRPQSAVTTGRRSARGNWHNRLRIGIMGGTFDPIHNGHLVAASEVSWVYDLDEVIFVPTGRPVFKLDKKVTNAEDRYLMTVIATASNPKFTVSRVDIDRPGVTYTIDTLRDIRAQYPDAELFFITGADAVAEIMQWKDANKMWELAHFVAVTRPGYSSPDGVKLPEGKVDTLEIPALAISSTDVRRRAEHGEPVWYLVPDGVVQYIGKHGLYR; this is encoded by the coding sequence ATGCGGCCGGAATCTGCGGAGGCCGATCCCGAACTGACCGTCAGCTACGTGGTCGAGCCGGAACGACGCATGTCGGAACTATCCGTAGACCGGCCGCAATCAGCCGTGACCACCGGACGCAGGTCCGCACGAGGCAACTGGCACAACCGGTTGCGCATCGGCATCATGGGCGGCACTTTCGATCCGATCCATAACGGCCATTTGGTCGCAGCCTCCGAAGTGTCCTGGGTGTACGACCTCGACGAGGTGATCTTCGTGCCGACCGGACGGCCGGTGTTCAAGTTGGACAAGAAGGTCACCAATGCGGAGGACCGGTACCTTATGACGGTCATCGCCACCGCGTCGAATCCGAAATTCACCGTGTCGCGCGTGGACATCGACCGTCCCGGCGTCACCTACACCATCGACACCCTGCGTGACATCCGCGCCCAGTATCCCGATGCGGAACTGTTCTTCATCACCGGTGCCGACGCCGTGGCGGAGATCATGCAATGGAAGGACGCCAACAAGATGTGGGAGCTGGCGCATTTCGTGGCCGTGACACGTCCCGGTTATTCCTCGCCGGACGGCGTGAAATTACCTGAAGGCAAGGTGGATACGCTGGAGATTCCCGCTTTGGCGATTTCCTCCACGGATGTGCGTCGCCGCGCCGAACATGGCGAACCCGTTTGGTATCTCGTACCCGATGGCGTGGTGCAATACATCGGTAAACACGGCCTATACCGATAG
- a CDS encoding ribose-phosphate diphosphokinase, whose protein sequence is MSAILEGKPDKNLILVTGRAHPKLAAEVAEQLGIDVLETTAYDFANGEMYVRYTESVRGADVFVLQSHSNPVNQAIMEQLIMIDALKRASARSITAVCPLLGYSRQDKKHRGREPISCRLVFDLLKTAGADRIMSVDLHAAQSQGFFDGPVDHLIAMPVLVDYIRDRFSNQLDNVAVVSPDAGRIRVAEQWAQRLGGGPLAFVHKTRDITRPNQAVANRVVGDVAGKDCVLVDDLIDTAGTIAGACNVLKDAGAKSVTVVATHGVLSGPAVDRLKNCGAREVVLTDTVPIPEEKRWDGLTVLSIAPLLASAIRAVFEDGSVAELFDTYPEHHGQGFLFA, encoded by the coding sequence GTGAGCGCAATCCTTGAAGGAAAGCCGGATAAGAACCTTATCCTTGTCACAGGCAGAGCACACCCGAAGCTGGCGGCGGAAGTCGCCGAACAGCTCGGCATTGATGTTCTGGAAACCACAGCATACGATTTTGCGAACGGCGAAATGTACGTGCGCTACACCGAGTCCGTGCGTGGCGCGGACGTGTTCGTACTGCAGAGCCATTCCAATCCGGTCAACCAGGCCATCATGGAACAGCTCATCATGATTGATGCGTTGAAGCGTGCTTCCGCGCGTTCCATCACCGCGGTCTGCCCGCTGCTGGGCTATTCCCGCCAGGATAAGAAGCACCGCGGCCGCGAGCCCATCTCCTGCCGTCTGGTGTTTGACCTGCTCAAGACCGCAGGCGCCGACCGCATCATGAGCGTCGATCTGCATGCGGCGCAGTCGCAAGGCTTCTTTGACGGCCCGGTCGATCATCTCATCGCCATGCCGGTGCTGGTCGATTACATCCGTGACCGTTTCTCCAACCAACTTGACAACGTCGCTGTCGTCTCCCCGGACGCCGGTCGTATCCGTGTTGCCGAACAGTGGGCGCAGCGCCTCGGCGGCGGTCCGCTCGCCTTCGTGCACAAGACCCGCGACATCACCCGCCCGAACCAGGCGGTCGCCAACCGTGTGGTCGGCGACGTCGCAGGCAAGGACTGCGTGCTTGTCGACGACCTGATTGACACCGCGGGCACCATCGCCGGCGCATGCAACGTGCTTAAGGATGCCGGAGCCAAGTCGGTGACCGTCGTCGCCACGCATGGCGTGCTGTCCGGCCCGGCCGTGGACCGACTGAAGAACTGCGGCGCACGCGAGGTCGTGCTCACCGATACCGTGCCGATTCCGGAAGAAAAGCGTTGGGACGGTCTGACTGTTCTGTCGATCGCGCCGTTGCTGGCAAGTGCCATCCGCGCCGTGTTCGAAGACGGTTCCGTTGCCGAACTGTTCGACACGTATCCGGAACATCACGGCCAGGGCTTCCTGTTCGCCTGA
- a CDS encoding ABC transporter ATP-binding protein: protein MTICLQLDHVNYSYGAAKIRVLSDVNADFESGKMYAITGPSGAGKSTLLSLLAGLDAPSDGVVRFEGEDIATTGYSKHRREHVSLVFQDHNLIDYLTPEENLRLVNPKADMKILEDLGLSREESKRNIMHLSGGQRQRVAVGRALVAPGRAILADEPTGSLDPEMTDEVIDLLRHAAHQLGKCVIVVTHSKRVADSADAVYTLRHKKLAKA from the coding sequence ATGACTATCTGTCTGCAATTGGACCATGTCAATTACTCATATGGCGCGGCGAAGATTCGCGTTCTTTCGGACGTGAACGCAGATTTCGAATCCGGAAAGATGTATGCGATAACCGGTCCATCGGGAGCGGGAAAGAGCACTTTGCTGTCTCTGTTGGCCGGTCTGGATGCCCCCTCTGATGGAGTGGTTCGTTTTGAGGGCGAGGATATAGCTACGACGGGTTATTCAAAGCACCGTCGCGAGCACGTGTCCTTGGTGTTCCAGGACCATAATCTGATCGACTATCTCACCCCCGAAGAGAATCTGCGCCTGGTCAATCCCAAGGCCGATATGAAGATCCTCGAGGATCTGGGTCTGAGCCGTGAGGAATCGAAGCGCAACATCATGCACTTGTCGGGTGGCCAACGTCAGCGGGTGGCGGTCGGCCGCGCCCTAGTGGCGCCCGGCCGCGCGATTCTGGCGGATGAACCGACTGGCAGCCTGGATCCGGAAATGACTGATGAGGTGATTGATCTTTTGCGGCATGCCGCTCATCAACTCGGTAAATGTGTCATTGTGGTGACGCATTCCAAACGTGTCGCCGATTCCGCCGATGCCGTTTACACCCTCAGACATAAGAAGCTAGCCAAGGCATAG
- a CDS encoding YoaP domain-containing protein produces the protein MSAEGRKREFLSDAKYLAHKGFMVADTSSCGIMLMYLPFGSDTEPPQFKECAKYPTADGDGFVLYYTDQCPFTHYWVPRVEAVAEEHSIPLKTIHIISREQAQNTPAPVTTYALFKDGEFLTQGIQSDKKFLKLAGVQV, from the coding sequence TTGTCTGCCGAAGGACGCAAGCGCGAATTCCTCTCCGACGCGAAATACCTTGCGCACAAGGGTTTCATGGTTGCGGACACGTCATCATGCGGAATCATGCTCATGTACCTGCCGTTCGGTTCGGACACGGAGCCTCCGCAATTCAAAGAATGCGCCAAATATCCCACGGCGGATGGTGATGGATTCGTTCTCTATTACACGGACCAGTGTCCGTTCACCCACTACTGGGTGCCACGCGTGGAAGCGGTGGCGGAAGAGCACAGCATTCCATTAAAAACCATTCACATCATCAGCCGTGAGCAGGCCCAGAATACGCCAGCTCCGGTCACGACCTACGCGCTGTTCAAGGACGGCGAGTTCCTGACTCAAGGCATCCAGTCCGACAAGAAGTTCCTGAAGCTCGCAGGCGTACAGGTCTGA
- a CDS encoding helix-turn-helix domain-containing protein has protein sequence MTMMMGGKVHRTRSKARRSAGGVPGAFLQGVDGTRIPLTPDDYRRVREFLLAEPERAVADDERITTGEAARILGVSQRTLTRMLDAGMIPYTRMGERSYRFLRLSDVTDYKRRRDEATSKALDEMRSIADEDGAYDIDYSDYLSRFDK, from the coding sequence ATGACCATGATGATGGGTGGCAAAGTCCATAGGACGAGGTCTAAGGCACGGCGCTCTGCTGGCGGAGTTCCCGGAGCGTTCCTGCAAGGGGTGGACGGCACGCGTATCCCGTTGACGCCGGACGACTACAGGCGCGTTAGGGAGTTTCTGCTTGCGGAGCCGGAACGGGCGGTGGCGGATGACGAGCGTATCACGACTGGCGAGGCGGCGCGTATTCTTGGGGTCTCCCAACGCACGCTCACACGCATGCTGGATGCGGGCATGATTCCGTACACCCGCATGGGGGAGCGCAGTTACCGTTTCTTGCGGCTTTCGGATGTGACCGACTACAAGCGCAGACGCGACGAGGCCACATCCAAGGCGTTGGATGAGATGCGTTCCATCGCCGATGAGGACGGCGCGTACGACATCGACTATTCGGATTACCTGTCCCGGTTCGATAAGTAG
- a CDS encoding ABC transporter permease, with translation MTGMNVWKRATLAIVRKPVRSGIIGLLMLMVFTSLVAQVGASTALQKMSDDIGGSLGIGFTVDTGENPVSPKEASRFSRIPGVGKTVYERKTLAQVDGAHPVVPEHGPRLDSGLSTQVSVLGTTDSSLSEEFQSGLYRLEQGHHISGNGRNVLIHRDFARENGLSVESTFRLSQEGRDSTVRVAGIFSGNVQAQSPIPSDASENLIYSGAQVVSALTGEERVGTIRCLSDNPRDLSAAMAQAKKIAGSEYGVTDDSAQLSGVLQSVETVRDLVRMVLLSVCLADVLVLGMALVFWIRSRIHEIGTLLALGIGKMQIIAQFAIETGLMAVVAALCSLGTGSLLSGYVSSLLLHDSGVAPLESLQVEALPPEQTLLILLLGCAVIAIALAVSCAAVLAKSPKSILSSMR, from the coding sequence ATGACGGGCATGAACGTGTGGAAGCGTGCCACGCTGGCAATCGTACGTAAACCGGTACGCAGCGGAATCATCGGACTGTTGATGCTGATGGTTTTCACCAGTCTCGTGGCTCAGGTCGGAGCGTCAACGGCGCTTCAGAAAATGTCCGACGATATCGGCGGAAGCCTGGGAATAGGTTTTACCGTCGACACCGGCGAGAATCCCGTCAGCCCAAAGGAAGCGAGCCGGTTCTCACGCATCCCCGGCGTAGGGAAAACCGTTTACGAACGTAAGACCCTGGCGCAGGTGGATGGCGCGCATCCGGTTGTCCCCGAACATGGTCCTCGACTGGATTCCGGCCTATCCACGCAGGTCAGCGTGCTGGGCACCACTGACTCCTCGTTGTCCGAAGAGTTCCAAAGCGGCCTGTACCGGTTGGAACAAGGACACCACATTTCAGGTAATGGCCGGAACGTACTGATTCACCGGGATTTCGCACGTGAGAATGGACTATCGGTGGAATCGACCTTCCGACTCAGTCAGGAAGGCCGCGATTCCACCGTTCGCGTGGCCGGAATCTTCTCTGGCAATGTACAGGCACAGAGCCCTATACCATCGGACGCATCGGAGAATCTCATCTATTCGGGCGCTCAAGTGGTTTCCGCGCTGACTGGAGAGGAACGGGTCGGCACGATCCGGTGCCTCTCGGATAATCCGCGGGATCTTTCCGCAGCAATGGCCCAAGCAAAAAAAATCGCCGGAAGCGAGTATGGCGTCACCGATGACTCGGCGCAGCTTTCCGGCGTGCTGCAGTCGGTGGAAACGGTACGCGATCTGGTCCGCATGGTGCTGTTGTCCGTCTGCCTGGCCGATGTGCTGGTATTGGGCATGGCGCTTGTCTTCTGGATTCGCTCACGCATCCATGAGATAGGCACCCTTCTGGCCCTCGGCATCGGCAAGATGCAGATTATCGCCCAGTTCGCGATCGAAACCGGTCTCATGGCTGTGGTCGCCGCCCTGTGCTCGCTGGGAACGGGCTCCCTATTGTCCGGTTACGTGTCCTCGCTCCTGCTGCACGATTCGGGAGTCGCACCTCTTGAATCATTGCAGGTGGAGGCTCTGCCGCCAGAACAGACGCTGCTCATCCTGCTGCTCGGATGCGCGGTCATCGCAATCGCGCTTGCCGTGTCGTGCGCCGCAGTGCTGGCCAAATCCCCGAAATCCATTCTTTCCTCTATGCGTTAG
- a CDS encoding glutamate-5-semialdehyde dehydrogenase, producing MTNPQNQGTAMNADVFEAVCAMGDAARTAQSQLAQANTEAKNQLLNAIADALDQHADDIAAANTLDMNKAETDGMDAGKLDRLKFDQQRITAAAQGVRHVASLPDPIGEIVRGYHLENGLRLQQVRVPIGVLGMIYEARPNVTVDVASLCIKSGNAVLLRGGHAAEHTNAATLAVIADVLTKHGYDHNMIATVDQYGRDGATAMMEARGHIDVLIPRGGAGLIQAVVRNSKVPVIETGAGNVHIYVDRTGNPDKAIPILINAKTQRVGVCNATEKLLVHKDIAESFLPKAAAALAAAGVEMHADERAYGIIEHAGIANAQLVHATDEDWDTEYLALKIGIKVVDSLDEAIAHINRHSTGHTESIIAEDYSAIEEFTARIDSAVVMVNASTRFTDGGVFGFGAELGISTQKMHARGPMGLHEMTTTKWIGYGTGQVRE from the coding sequence ATGACGAATCCACAGAACCAAGGCACCGCCATGAACGCCGACGTGTTCGAAGCAGTATGCGCCATGGGCGACGCAGCCCGCACCGCGCAATCGCAACTTGCCCAGGCAAACACCGAAGCCAAAAACCAACTGCTCAACGCCATCGCCGACGCACTCGACCAGCATGCGGACGACATCGCCGCAGCCAACACGCTCGACATGAACAAAGCCGAAACCGACGGCATGGACGCCGGCAAACTCGACCGACTCAAATTCGACCAGCAGCGCATCACCGCCGCCGCGCAAGGCGTACGCCACGTGGCATCCCTACCAGACCCCATCGGCGAAATCGTACGCGGATACCATCTGGAAAACGGCCTACGACTGCAGCAGGTACGCGTCCCCATCGGCGTGCTCGGCATGATCTACGAAGCACGCCCCAACGTCACCGTCGACGTTGCCTCCCTATGCATCAAATCCGGCAACGCCGTCCTGCTGCGCGGCGGACACGCGGCCGAACACACCAACGCGGCAACACTCGCCGTCATCGCCGACGTACTCACCAAACACGGATACGACCACAACATGATCGCCACCGTAGACCAATACGGACGCGACGGCGCCACCGCCATGATGGAAGCACGCGGCCACATCGACGTGCTCATCCCACGCGGGGGAGCAGGACTCATCCAAGCCGTGGTACGCAACTCCAAAGTCCCCGTCATCGAAACCGGAGCCGGCAACGTGCACATCTACGTCGACCGCACCGGCAACCCCGACAAAGCCATCCCCATCCTCATCAACGCCAAAACCCAACGCGTCGGCGTATGCAACGCCACCGAAAAACTCCTCGTCCACAAAGACATCGCCGAAAGCTTCCTGCCGAAAGCCGCGGCAGCGCTCGCCGCAGCGGGAGTCGAAATGCATGCCGACGAACGCGCGTATGGCATCATCGAACATGCCGGAATCGCAAATGCGCAACTCGTGCATGCCACCGACGAGGATTGGGACACCGAATATCTGGCACTCAAAATCGGCATCAAGGTGGTCGACTCGCTTGACGAGGCCATCGCGCATATCAACCGCCACTCCACCGGGCACACCGAATCCATCATCGCCGAAGACTATTCGGCCATCGAGGAATTCACCGCCCGCATCGACTCGGCGGTGGTGATGGTCAACGCCTCCACACGTTTCACCGATGGCGGCGTGTTCGGATTCGGCGCGGAACTTGGCATCTCCACACAGAAGATGCATGCGCGCGGTCCGATGGGGCTGCACGAGATGACCACGACCAAATGGATTGGCTACGGAACAGGACAGGTGAGAGAATGA
- a CDS encoding ABC transporter permease, whose translation MTFISRAARYVLRKRVRTAVLFIVLTIITASMLSATAVSQAAQHEAGQIEKQAVGGFVLASNLQGSMLTPRGGGMVRPADVQRISKLSGVGSCMVRQNATADLVGASVVKVPGGDDYDAEKEQQFGNTANVIGTNDSSKLNVFTSHTLGMVEGRHLKASDKHMSMVHEDLAKTNGLKVGDTLTLKANPYDADNESHSTATVKTTIVGIFKGDSDRKVSSRAELTSNTVYTDLDTTSTLYQYKAGKEIYQDATFVLDRGVDVEKTMEAAKKLPVDWNNYQITRNDQYTSSMLNAARSVRSMMRGALIGVTISAVIVLSLMLLLWMNDRRQEMGVLVSLGIGKPSLIAQYLTEMILIGLPSLVLGWLCARGAAQWLGTSALRSVNASAAKELSSMGQVGGDLESNMSVRTLDSLTVSIDTTAVLYVSLGLLAVMLVCVAISCIPMLRKSPRSLSELR comes from the coding sequence ATGACCTTTATCTCACGGGCGGCGCGCTATGTGCTCAGAAAACGAGTGCGCACCGCGGTGCTGTTCATTGTGCTGACCATCATAACGGCGAGTATGCTGTCCGCAACCGCGGTTTCTCAGGCAGCTCAACATGAGGCCGGACAGATTGAAAAACAGGCGGTCGGCGGATTCGTGCTGGCCAGTAACCTGCAAGGCAGCATGCTGACGCCTCGCGGAGGCGGAATGGTTCGTCCCGCTGATGTGCAACGAATCTCGAAGCTGTCCGGGGTTGGCTCGTGCATGGTCAGGCAGAACGCCACCGCCGATCTCGTGGGAGCCAGCGTGGTGAAGGTCCCCGGCGGCGATGATTACGATGCGGAGAAAGAACAGCAGTTCGGCAATACGGCCAACGTCATAGGCACAAACGATTCGTCAAAACTCAATGTGTTCACGTCCCACACGCTCGGCATGGTCGAAGGACGTCATCTAAAGGCGTCCGATAAGCATATGTCGATGGTCCATGAGGATCTCGCCAAAACCAATGGGCTTAAAGTCGGCGATACCCTCACGCTCAAGGCCAATCCATATGATGCCGACAATGAGTCGCATTCGACGGCAACTGTCAAAACCACCATCGTCGGAATATTCAAAGGGGACAGCGACAGAAAGGTATCCAGCCGCGCGGAACTCACCTCCAACACTGTGTACACCGATTTGGACACTACAAGTACTCTGTACCAGTACAAGGCCGGCAAGGAAATATACCAGGATGCCACTTTCGTTCTGGACAGGGGTGTCGACGTGGAGAAAACCATGGAAGCGGCGAAGAAGCTTCCGGTGGATTGGAACAACTACCAGATCACGCGCAATGACCAATATACGTCGAGCATGCTGAATGCCGCCCGAAGTGTGCGCTCCATGATGCGCGGCGCTTTGATCGGCGTGACCATCTCGGCAGTGATAGTCCTCAGCCTCATGCTCTTGCTGTGGATGAACGACCGACGTCAGGAGATGGGCGTATTGGTGTCCCTCGGCATCGGCAAGCCATCCCTGATCGCCCAATATCTAACCGAGATGATTCTGATCGGCCTGCCGTCCCTGGTCCTCGGATGGCTGTGCGCACGGGGAGCGGCCCAATGGCTTGGCACCTCGGCCCTCCGTTCCGTGAACGCCTCCGCGGCGAAGGAACTGAGCAGCATGGGACAGGTCGGCGGCGATCTTGAGTCCAATATGTCGGTTCGTACCTTGGATTCGCTCACGGTATCGATCGACACAACCGCCGTACTGTATGTATCGCTCGGCCTGCTGGCGGTGATGCTGGTATGCGTCGCCATATCGTGCATACCGATGCTGCGCAAGTCGCCACGAAGCCTGTCGGAGCTCCGATGA
- a CDS encoding SdpI family protein: MQKQEKPETTKASTGIPARVWVVLMLLCALNVVAHLAAMPGLPERIPMHWGADGGVNGWGPRWMASVLGALPLTFLALFYVVPRIDPKGAAYAKFGGFYQGFVISFTVFMCAISWLGELTVWNLLPGKGAVNVIVSGAIGAFFIGMGNYLPRVRQNYTLGIKTPWAFDDPDNWRRTHRFGGACFMVVGVSLIVLGFLGGILPETWILAVIMVLAIGSVAAMYVYSYLIWRKSHNS, encoded by the coding sequence ATGCAAAAGCAGGAAAAACCCGAGACAACCAAAGCCTCGACCGGTATTCCGGCCCGTGTATGGGTCGTCCTCATGCTGCTTTGCGCGCTGAACGTCGTGGCGCATCTTGCCGCCATGCCGGGGCTACCTGAGCGCATTCCCATGCATTGGGGTGCTGACGGCGGTGTGAACGGATGGGGGCCACGTTGGATGGCATCCGTTCTGGGTGCGCTTCCATTGACGTTTCTCGCACTGTTCTATGTGGTGCCGCGCATTGATCCGAAAGGTGCCGCATATGCCAAGTTCGGCGGATTCTACCAAGGATTCGTGATCTCGTTCACGGTATTCATGTGCGCCATCAGCTGGCTTGGGGAACTCACCGTCTGGAACCTCCTTCCTGGCAAGGGCGCGGTCAACGTCATCGTGTCCGGGGCGATCGGCGCGTTCTTCATCGGCATGGGTAATTATCTACCTCGTGTGCGGCAAAACTACACGCTCGGCATCAAAACGCCATGGGCGTTCGACGACCCCGACAACTGGCGCCGCACCCACCGTTTCGGCGGAGCCTGTTTCATGGTGGTGGGCGTTAGCCTGATTGTGCTGGGATTTTTAGGAGGTATATTGCCCGAAACCTGGATTCTGGCAGTGATTATGGTGCTTGCGATTGGCTCGGTCGCAGCCATGTATGTTTACTCGTATCTCATCTGGCGCAAATCCCACAACAGCTGA
- the glyA gene encoding serine hydroxymethyltransferase: protein MTASPLAQTPNDMFNAPIAEADPEIAEILDAELSRQQNGLEMIASENFVPRAVLQAQGSVLTNKYAEGYPGRRYYGGCEQVDKIETIARERAKSLFGAEYANVQPHSGAQANAAVYQALVKPGDTVLGLALDHGGHLTHGMKINFSGRFYHAEAYGVNPETFRIDPEIIRQRALETHPAMIIGGWSAYPRIEDFKAMKEIADEVGAKFWVDMAHFAGLVAAGLHPSPVPYADVVSSTAHKTLGGPRSGFILAKQEYAKKLNSAVFPGQQGGPLMHVIAGKAVAFKVAATPEFKDRMQRTLDGAKILAERLMADDVKNNGISVLTGGTDVHLVMVDLRNSEMDGKQGEDLLAQCGITINRNTVPFDPRPASVASGLRIGTSALATRGFGPKEYEEVADIIGTALAAGQDVDALKARVDKLAEDFPLYPGLDQIH from the coding sequence ATGACTGCATCACCTCTTGCGCAAACACCGAACGACATGTTCAACGCGCCCATCGCCGAAGCGGATCCGGAAATCGCCGAAATCCTCGACGCCGAACTATCCAGGCAGCAAAACGGACTCGAAATGATCGCCTCCGAAAACTTCGTGCCGCGTGCAGTGCTTCAGGCACAAGGCTCCGTACTGACCAACAAATACGCCGAAGGCTATCCGGGACGCCGCTACTACGGCGGCTGCGAGCAGGTGGACAAAATCGAAACCATCGCCCGCGAACGCGCCAAAAGCCTATTCGGCGCCGAATACGCCAACGTACAGCCGCACTCCGGCGCACAGGCCAACGCAGCCGTCTACCAGGCGCTCGTCAAACCCGGCGACACGGTCCTCGGCCTCGCCCTCGACCACGGCGGCCACCTCACCCATGGCATGAAAATCAACTTCTCCGGCCGCTTCTACCACGCCGAAGCCTACGGCGTGAATCCCGAAACCTTCCGCATCGACCCGGAAATCATCCGCCAGCGTGCGCTCGAAACCCATCCCGCCATGATCATCGGCGGATGGAGCGCCTACCCGCGCATCGAAGACTTCAAAGCCATGAAGGAGATCGCCGACGAGGTCGGCGCCAAATTCTGGGTGGACATGGCCCACTTCGCCGGCCTCGTAGCCGCCGGACTGCATCCAAGCCCCGTCCCATACGCCGACGTCGTATCCTCCACCGCGCACAAAACCCTCGGCGGCCCACGCTCCGGCTTCATCCTCGCCAAGCAGGAATACGCCAAGAAACTCAACTCCGCCGTATTCCCCGGCCAGCAAGGCGGCCCGCTCATGCACGTCATCGCCGGCAAGGCCGTCGCCTTCAAAGTCGCCGCCACCCCGGAATTCAAAGACCGCATGCAACGCACCCTCGACGGCGCCAAGATCCTTGCCGAACGCCTCATGGCCGACGACGTCAAAAACAACGGCATCAGCGTCCTGACCGGCGGCACCGACGTGCACCTGGTCATGGTCGACCTACGCAACAGCGAAATGGACGGCAAACAAGGCGAAGACCTGCTCGCACAATGCGGCATCACCATCAACCGCAACACCGTCCCGTTCGACCCACGCCCCGCATCCGTGGCCTCCGGCCTGCGCATCGGCACCAGCGCACTCGCCACCCGCGGCTTCGGACCCAAGGAATACGAGGAAGTCGCCGACATCATCGGCACCGCGCTCGCCGCAGGACAGGACGTCGACGCGCTCAAGGCGCGCGTCGACAAGCTTGCCGAAGACTTCCCGCTTTACCCGGGACTCGACCAAATCCACTGA